Within the Flavobacterium sp. CG_23.5 genome, the region TGATTATGTTGACAATACCGAATTGTTTTTTATTAGAATGCAAAAATCAATTATTGATGGTCAATTAAAATCATTCAGTCAATATGTAAGTGAGTTAAAAGATGATGAAGGTAATTATGATGAAATATTAGATCTATTCCAGGCTACAATTGCTACGACAGACAAAATCTTAGAATTTTTCGAAAACAGGAAATTAACTATTGAAGCAAGTTCAAAACCTCAACAAAATGAACCTTTAGAGCCTGAGCAATTAGAGAGTTTTCACTTCGAAAACAACTTTGATAATATAGATGAAACCGTAATACTTAAATTTTTTAAAGAAAAGCTAGTGAAACCTAGATATCTAAAAAATGAGATTTTAGAAAGTTATTTGACCTTCGCATTTTATAAAAAAGAAATTCCGGAGGTTCGTTTTAATATTGATAATTTGAATACAAAAGATAAAATAATTAAAATATTTTATGAGTATTATAAAGTAGTTGCCGGCAAGCCCAGAGGTAAACAAATTGATTACGCAAAGCTTTTAGGTGACTATTTTGCTGGTTTTGATACTAAAACAGTTAGTTCAAATTTCAGTAAATAATACATAAATTACGAAAACAATACGTAATTAACTAATACATTTTTAAAAGCATACAAGTAGCTGTCATTTGCAAAGTATAACAACAATACTTTACAAAATGAGCGATCAAATTATTCTACAAGGTACAACGTCCGAAGCATTGGTAAACTTAATCAGTGAGGGCGTTAAAATTCAATTAGACAAATTTAAAAAAGAACTTGCAAATCCAGATCCAGACATTCTTTTGACTAGAGATGAAGCTTGTGAACTTCTTAAAATTAATTCTTCAACTCTGTGGCACTGGACCAATAAAGGCAAAGTGATTGCATACGGTATTGTCAACAGACGGTATTACAAGAGAGCTGAACTTTTAGCAGCAATTAAACCTTTGAAAGTATAAGGTTATGCAGCAAAAGAAATCACAAGCAACCAATCCCAAAACGGTAAGACATGTAAAATCTGAAGCTATTAAAGCTCTGGAACAACTTGCTTTTGAAAATCTTAAAAATAAGTTTCCTTCTTTTCCATTCCATCCAAAACCAAAATACAACGACAATACAACTAATCAGTTAACCAAAGCTGTGATTGCTTATATCCAATTGAAAGGCGGGCAAGCCGAAAGGGTAAATTCAACAGGCTTCATGAAAGATAACCGCAAAAATTCAACTGATATTTTAGGTCGCACTCGAAGTATTGGCAGTACTAAATGGATTCCCGGAACCGGAAAAACAGGAACTAGTGACATTCATAGTGTCATAAACGGTAAAAGTGTTAAGATTGAGATTAAATGCGCTGCTACAGCAGACAACAAACAATCAGAAGGACAAATTGCTTATCAAAAAGCAATTAAAGCCGCAGGGGGGATTTATTTAATTGTTAGGACTTTTCAAGATTTTTATTTATGGCTAAATGAATTTTGTACGGAAAACTGTAAAAACTCCTAAAACTAAAGCTA harbors:
- a CDS encoding helix-turn-helix domain-containing protein, yielding MSDQIILQGTTSEALVNLISEGVKIQLDKFKKELANPDPDILLTRDEACELLKINSSTLWHWTNKGKVIAYGIVNRRYYKRAELLAAIKPLKV